Part of the uncultured Fibrobacter sp. genome is shown below.
CACATATGTAATCAACCGAAGTTCCCGAGACTTTCGATCCATTCTTATTACTCGTACAAGCGGCACCTAGGGAGGTTTCTATAGACGTCGGCAAACGCCATCTTTCATCATCGCAAACGTATGTCTTGCCTAAGTTATCACTATAAGCGTTGGTCATCTTTATCATGGAAGCATCGGAACCTGAATTGCACACGCCAAGTCCATAAATAGTTCCAACAAATATATGGATGTATTTTTCAAAATTCGGAACGGCTTTGTTCATGGCGGTCAGTTTCGAGCGCGTCGTAGCATAATTACGCGTCGTCTGCATCGCCCAGTCAGCTATGTTGACTTTCGCAGCAGAGTCATTCCAGAGGCCGTCAGCCTCGAAATCCGCAGTCATGGAGGTCAATCGGCTGGAAAGATCCGCATCGTCTAGAGAGCCCTGCAAGAGAATCGATGCCGCAAGAAGTTTCGCGTCATCTTCGTAGCTACCGTAAATACTCAAATCTTCGAACGCATGGTTGTTGACTCCCCAACCGAATGCGGCGAGCACTTCCTTTTCGGCAGCCGATTTTGCCGCCGGGAAATTGCTATACGAACCGCTTTGCGTGAACAAATAAATGGCACGCTTGTGCGCCAAGTGGCCCAAGACATTAATGTTCGCCGAAGACCTCCCGCTCAAGTCGGCTAAAGATTTAATCGTAAGCTGCCCTGTAGACCTCTTAGCGGAGTTTTCGTTATAGAAATAACCATTCGCTTGGAACAATGCATATTGATTTACAAGTGACACCTTTGGCGAAGTGTACGCACCCAAGTCACTGGACACTTCCCATTCAAAGGTCGTACCCGTCGGGTCCATGTCTTCGTCGAGTTCAATCAACCTGATTATCGAACCGCTGGTGTACGGTCCCTTTTCGGCGACTCCCGTAAAAGACTTTTTAGAAATGACGACGTTCTTCACCGTATCTTTGGCATCCTTGACACTGGAACTCGATTCGGGAATGCTACTGGAACTTGACTTCTTGGAACTGCTACTGGATTTCGCCTCTGGCTTTGACGAAGAAGACGCTACCTTAGAAGAAGAAGATTTTTCTTCCGAAGCCGAGGAGGTTCCCTTGGAAGAAGACGATTTTTCTTCTGATGCTGAGGAGTTGCCCTTGGAAGAGGAAGATTTTTCCTCTGACGCAGAGGAGTCGCCTTTAGAAGAGGAAGATTTTTCCTCTGATGCAGAGGACTCGCCTTTAGAAGAGGAAGACGACTTTTTCTCCGATGCAGAGGACTTGCCTTTGGAGGAGGAAGATTTTTCCTCTGATGCAGAGGATTTTCCCTTGGAAGACGAAGACTTCTTTGTGACAGCACTTACAAGTTCTTCCCACGTGCCCTTCTTGCACAGATAATCAAGGCTGTCTTCTTCGACAAAAATGACATCACCTTCCCTGTCAGGAATACATTTTCCCAAATCGTAGATGGTTTCTACAGAGGAACCGTTCTCAGGGACGCCGCCCACCGTATCAGAAGCATCCGAAGTAGAATCTTCTCCGCAAGAGATCAAGAGAAATACCGTTGCAGCAGACAGCGTCAGCAAGGAAAATTTGTTCATATACCAGCCTTATGGTTATCTGATTTCACCATCAATCAAATAGCGTTTCTGCTATTGAGAATGCCCCTTAGAAAACCCACAAATGACCGTGGACTCTCCACACCCGACAATCCCGCTTGCAAATATATCTTTTTCTTTCGCCAAGTTCAAGACAAACTTATCTGCAGCAAAAAAACGTACAAAAAAACACAAAAAAAGTCAAAAAGG
Proteins encoded:
- a CDS encoding fibrobacter succinogenes major paralogous domain-containing protein codes for the protein MNKFSLLTLSAATVFLLISCGEDSTSDASDTVGGVPENGSSVETIYDLGKCIPDREGDVIFVEEDSLDYLCKKGTWEELVSAVTKKSSSSKGKSSASEEKSSSSKGKSSASEKKSSSSSKGESSASEEKSSSSKGDSSASEEKSSSSKGNSSASEEKSSSSKGTSSASEEKSSSSKVASSSSKPEAKSSSSSKKSSSSSIPESSSSVKDAKDTVKNVVISKKSFTGVAEKGPYTSGSIIRLIELDEDMDPTGTTFEWEVSSDLGAYTSPKVSLVNQYALFQANGYFYNENSAKRSTGQLTIKSLADLSGRSSANINVLGHLAHKRAIYLFTQSGSYSNFPAAKSAAEKEVLAAFGWGVNNHAFEDLSIYGSYEDDAKLLAASILLQGSLDDADLSSRLTSMTADFEADGLWNDSAAKVNIADWAMQTTRNYATTRSKLTAMNKAVPNFEKYIHIFVGTIYGLGVCNSGSDASMIKMTNAYSDNLGKTYVCDDERWRLPTSIETSLGAACTSNKNGSKVSGTSVDYICDGGAGNWRQMAVYDHKKGDYLSQDAHYGTLKDGRDGKTYKTVEIGLQTWMAENLNFYDEKNVNLVDNSWCYKNKKENCEVGGRLYSWTAAMDIPSSYQSLLAEALIETPHRGICPEGWHVPDTSEWFQLKRYVAKMEGYDGYTNDHSGQLKSQKGWTSYSTATRSSDAYGFSAIPTGAYYGSYADPSADYSRLIYDDAGYFANFWSSTETGKIRAAYWYLDYRYNYLDYYLSSYNQKDRGFSLRCVKN